The following proteins come from a genomic window of Henningerozyma blattae CBS 6284 chromosome 4, complete genome:
- the PBS2 gene encoding mitogen-activated protein kinase kinase PBS2 (similar to Saccharomyces cerevisiae PBS2 (YJL128C); ancestral locus Anc_1.225) → MSDQFAKLTLEGAPHDRPGRDSATPSPSTSSRDLSPGIKRAQSTSSQYSNINANFHARMKAFQEQRSLKRSASVGSQKNKDDKANQDNEASVESDSDKERDRDRTIDTITSHNSAPLENQTYRDEGVRTPTSGISQKIVNKPLPPLPGGPSNLPSINTQLDRSNSGSGIHNISNNSNSSTPNDTHVSNINVSDVLRSDLSHSISTSAINSHMSNRTFGNDNDIDTNKTNISTMNINVTHGNRLHSSSLSKAGQIGVNDLKLPDINKLRQQRRLQQRQQEQQNKVQQQQQNEVQKQQQVEVQQQQLHKQNPTSPIQASQQLQQTLDPNSTQFNPNRRAPKRPITMPQVAINRGTPATSLSARRGLKLPPGGLSLKSLHKSPTTSTSASNTVQEFAPSPSNKKLPINSCNKNNTTENGRRSNPGSLLNAIQSTSTSSSVEQHDTLGTEPRNSNSSGSGSGSGSGGLFANFSKYVDIKSGSLNFAGKLSLSSKGIDFSNGYSSRITLDELEFLSDLGHGNYGNVSKVLHKPTQVIMAMKEVRLELDEAKFRQILMELEVLHKCQSPYIVDFYGAFFIEGAVYMCMEYMDGSSLDKIYDITPEIGGIDEPQLAFISNAVIRGLRELKDVHNIIHRDVKPTNILCSATQGTVKLCDFGVSGNLVASMAKTNIGCQSYMAPERIKSLNPDMTTYSVQSDVWSLGLSILEMALGRYPYPPETFDNIFSQLSAIVDGPPPTLPLDRFSKDAYDFVAVCLRKNPERRPTYSQLLEHPWLLKYNNVDVGMSQYISDRLEKRKRLVQETGGNELPKIIPALHMGGLP, encoded by the coding sequence ATGAGTGACCAATTCGCAAAGCTGACACTCGAAGGAGCCCCACATGATCGGCCTGGACGTGACTCAGCAACTCCCTCCCCTTCTACTAGCTCGAGAGACTTGTCACCAGGGATCAAAAGAGCTCAATCGACATCTTCGCAATACAGCAACATCAATGCTAATTTCCATGCCCGTATGAAGGCATTTCAAGAACAAAGATCTCTAAAGAGATCTGCCAGTGTAGGCAGtcagaaaaataaagatgacAAAGCAAATCAAGATAATGAAGCTAGTGTCGAATCTGATTCAGACAAGGAAAGAGATAGAGATAGGACGATTGACACTATCACTAGTCATAATTCAGCACCCTTAGAAAATCAAACTTATAGAGATGAGGGGGTAAGGACTCCTACGTCAGGAATTTCacaaaaaattgtaaataagCCATTACCTCCCTTGCCTGGTGGCCCAAGTAATTTACCGTCAATAAATACCCAATTAGACAGATCCAATAGTGGCTCTGGTATTCACAATATTAgcaataatagcaatagtAGCACCCCGAACGATACTCATGTTTCCAATATTAATGTATCGGATGTGTTAAGATCTGATTTGAGCCATAGTATTAGTACTTCTGCAATTAATAGCCATATGTCAAATAGGACATTTGGTAACGACAATGATATAGATACGAATAAGACAAATATATCAACGATGAATATCAACGTTACTCATGGAAATAGATTGCactcttcttcattatcgAAGGCAGGACAAATAGGAGTTAACGATTTAAAACTCCCAGATATCAATAAGTTAAGACAACAAAGAAGATTACAACAAAGACAACAGGAACAGCAAAACAAAgttcaacaacaacagcaaaATGAAGTTCAAAAACAGCAACAAGTTGAAGtccaacaacaacaattgcATAAGCAAAATCCAACTAGCCCGATACAGGCATCTCAACAACTACAACAAACATTAGATCCAAATTCTACGCAATTTAACCCAAATAGAAGAGCACCTAAACGGCCTATTACAATGCCTCAAGTAGCTATAAATAGAGGAACTCCTGCTACAAGCTTAAGTGCCAGACGTGGCTTAAAATTACCACCTGGTGGGCTATCTCTAAAATCTCTCCATAAATCTCCAACAACATCTACTTCTGCATCTAATACAGTTCAAGAATTTGCACCATCTCCTTCGAATAAGAAATTACCAATAAATTCTTgtaacaaaaataatacaacgGAAAATGGGAGGAGATCAAATCCAGGCTCTTTATTAAATGCAATACAATCTACATCTACATCTTCCAGTGTTGAACAACATGACACTCTTGGAACAGAACCCAGAAATTCAAACAGTTCTGGCTCTGGTTCTGGCTCTGGTTCTGGTGGGCTTTTTGCCAATTTCTCAAAATATGTTGATATTAAATCTGGCTCATTAAATTTCGCAGggaaattatcattatcttcaAAAGGTATTGATTTTAGTAATGGTTATAGTTCAAGAATCACTttagatgaattagaatttttaagCGATTTAGGTCACGGAAATTATGGTAATGTCTCGAAAGTACTGCATAAACCAACTCAAGTAATAATGGCTATGAAAGAAGTTAGGTTGGAATTAGATGAAGCAAAATTTAGACAAATTTTAATGGAACTAGAAGTTTTACATAAGTGTCAATCTCCTTATATCGTTGACTTTTATGGTGCATTTTTCATAGAAGGTGCTGTTTACATGTGTATGGAATATATGGATGGTAGTTCATTAGATAAAATTTATGATATCACGCCAGAAATTGGTGGCATTGATGAACCCCAATTGGCATTCATTAGTAACGCAGTGATAAGAGGATTACGAGAATTGAAAGATGttcataatattattcacAGAGATGTTAAACCAACCAATATTTTATGTTCAGCTACCCAAGGAACCGTTAAATTATGTGATTTTGGTGTTTCTGGAAATTTAGTTGCATCAATGGCTAAGACGAACATCGGCTGCCAATCATACATGGCACCAGAACgtattaaatcattaaacCCAGACATGACAACATACTCTGTTCAATCTGACGTATGGTCATTAGGTTTAAGTATACTTGAAATGGCTTTAGGTAGATACCCATATCCTCCTGAAacatttgataatattttctctCAATTAAGTGCAATTGTTGATGGTCCTCCACCTACTTTACCCTTAGATAGATTCAGCAAAGATGCTTATGACTTCGTTGCAGTCTGTTTAAGAAAGAATCCTGAAAGAAGACCTACCTACTCTCAACTATTGGAACACCCATGGCTACTGAAATATAATAACGTTGATGTGGGAATGAGTCAATATATATCAGATCGGttagaaaaaagaaaaagactTGTCCAAGAGACAGGCGGTAATGAACTTCCAAAAATCATTCCGGCTCTTCATATGGGGGGTCTCCCATAA